In Nicotiana tabacum cultivar K326 chromosome 17, ASM71507v2, whole genome shotgun sequence, one DNA window encodes the following:
- the LOC107771203 gene encoding uncharacterized protein LOC107771203 has product MHGIWTRLQQVKQGLKNLNTKEYSRIGEKVEECRKLLAEIQVQSRDPNEQVVLVERAKELKMQLEKWISIYESILKHKSRVKWLHLGDSNNAYFFACMKNMVAHNQIRRLNTLDGNIEHTEREVETEILKFYQSLLGSAGTCPPVVQLDIFQERNRLSRDQQLQLISPVTDKEIFNALMDIDDQKAPGCDGFNAHFFKTGWQGIWG; this is encoded by the coding sequence ATGCATGGCATCTGGACTAGATTGCAACAGGTGAAACAAGGATTGAAAAACCTAAACACTAAGGAGTATTCAAGGATAGGTGAGAAGGTGGAGGAATGCAGGAAACTCTTGGCTGAAATCCAAGTCCAATCAAGAGATCCAAATGAACAGGTGGTACTAGTTGAGAGGGCAAAGGAGCTTAAAATGCAGTTAGAAAAATGGATATCTATTTATGAGAGCATTCTCAAGCATAAATCAAGAGTTAAATGGCTACACCTGGGAGACTCAAACAATGCATACTTCTTTGCGTGCATGAAGAACATGGTGGCCCATAATCAAATAAGACGGTTGAATACACTGGATGGCAACATTGAACACACAGAAAGAGAGGTGGAGACAGAAATCTTAAAATTCTATCAAAGTTTGCTAGGATCTGCTGGAACATGCCCTCCTGTTGTTCAATTGGATATATTTCAGGAACGAAATAGACTTAGCAGAGATCAACAATTACAGCTAATCTCACCTGTGACTGATAAGGAAATTTTCAATGCTTTGATGGACATTGATGATCAGAAGGCCCCTGGATGTGATGGCTTTAATGCCCATTTCTTTAAGACAGGCTGGCAGGGCATTTGGGGGTAG